CCGCTACCCGGCTCCCGCCCTGGTTGGATGAGGGCCTGGTGTTCGCCAAGGGGGCCTACCGCCTGAGGGAGGGCACTTTCGCGGGTGGCCCCATACACCCGGACAGGGTGTCGAGAGTGTTCGATGCCCGTATCCACAAGCACGGGCTCAAGGACATCCGGCTTCACGACCTGAGGCACACGTGGGCGGCTGGCTCTCAAGACCGGGGCCAGTGAAGGTGGTTCAGGAGAGGTTGGGTCACGCCAACCCGTCCATCACGATGAACATCTACGCTCACGCGCTGCCGGGTATGCAGGCCGAGGCCGCTGAGCAGGTGGCAGCCCTCTTCGACTGACACGATCCCGTCGCACCCCCCGTTGCGACCCGGGCATGAAAAAAGCCCTGTGACCAGGGCTTTCCATTGTGTCCGAGGGGGGACTTGAACCCCCACAGCCTTAACGGCCACTAGCACCTCAAGCTAGCGCGTCTACCTATTCCGCCACCCGGACCGGGCTGTTCGGCGTGTGTCGCTCCGAACAGGTTTAACCATAGCAAAGGTCTGAGGGCTTCCGAACCAGTTTTCCGGCGGGGGGTGGTCGTGACAGGCTCTAGGGCAAAAGGTGCGGCCGGAGACGGGAGAGCCAGATGGTGGATCCAGGTAAGGAACTGAGCGCGGGCGAGGTCGAGGTCGTCGACCTGTGCCGGGAGCTCATCGAGTTCGACACCTCCAACTACGGCGACCATTCCGGGCCGGGGGAGCGCAAGGCGGCGGAGTACGTCGCGACCAGGCTCGACGAGGTCGGGGTGGAGTCGCGGATCTACGAGAAGCACCCCGGGCGCAGCAACGTGGTGGCGCGGATCACTGGTGAGGACTCCTCGCGGCCGCCGCTGCTCATCCACGGGCACCTCGACGTGGTTCCGGCCGCGCCCGAGGACTGGACCCACCACCCCTTCGCCGGTGAGGTCGCCGACGGCTGCGTGTGGGGCCGGGGCGCGGTCGACATGAAGAACATGAACGCGATGGTCCTGGCGATGCTGCGGCAGCGGCTGCGCGAGGGGCGCAAACCGCCGCGGGACATCGTGCTGGCCTTCCTCGCCGACGAGGAGGCGGGCGGTACCTGGGGCGCCCAGTACCTGGTGGACGAGCACCCCGAGCTGTTCGCCGACTGCGACTCCGCGATCAGCGAGGTCGGCGGTTTCTCCTTCACGGTCAACGAGAACCGGCGCCTGTACCTGGTGGAGACCGCGGAGAAGGGCATCGCGTGGATGAAGCTCACCGCGCGCGGCACCGCCGGGCACGGTTCGATGACCAACCGGGACAACGCCGTCACCGAGCTGGCGGCGGCGGTCGCGCGGCTGGGGCAGCACGAGTTCCCGGTGCAGCTCACCCCGACGGTGCGGACCTTCCTGGAGGAGATCTGCGAGGAGTTCGGGATCCCCTTCGATGAGAAGGACGTGGACGCCACGGTGGCCCGGCTGGGCCCGATCGCCAAGATGATCGGCGCCACGCTGCGCAACACCCTCAACCCGACGGTGCTCGGCGGCGGCTACAAGGCCAACGTCATCCCGGGTGAGGCCACCGCTCAGGTGGACGGGCGCTTCCTG
This DNA window, taken from Nocardiopsis exhalans, encodes the following:
- a CDS encoding integrase, translating into MGHANPSITMNIYAHALPGMQAEAAEQVAALFD
- a CDS encoding M20/M25/M40 family metallo-hydrolase; this translates as MVDPGKELSAGEVEVVDLCRELIEFDTSNYGDHSGPGERKAAEYVATRLDEVGVESRIYEKHPGRSNVVARITGEDSSRPPLLIHGHLDVVPAAPEDWTHHPFAGEVADGCVWGRGAVDMKNMNAMVLAMLRQRLREGRKPPRDIVLAFLADEEAGGTWGAQYLVDEHPELFADCDSAISEVGGFSFTVNENRRLYLVETAEKGIAWMKLTARGTAGHGSMTNRDNAVTELAAAVARLGQHEFPVQLTPTVRTFLEEICEEFGIPFDEKDVDATVARLGPIAKMIGATLRNTLNPTVLGGGYKANVIPGEATAQVDGRFLPGTEDEYFAKIDALLGPKVSRDFIHHLPAVETSFDGGLVNAMSESLLAEDPGAKAVPYCLSGGTDAKSFSRLGVRNYGFAPLKLPPELDFAGMFHGVDERVPVDGLQFGVRVLDRFVGMS